Proteins from a genomic interval of Medicago truncatula cultivar Jemalong A17 chromosome 3, MtrunA17r5.0-ANR, whole genome shotgun sequence:
- the LOC11431505 gene encoding uncharacterized protein encodes MKCSSEAVSSLSLSSVPSSSFTDQSQPATSSSSSSSAAAAEDLAIGSRDGGSALETVVVDRRNEYSAVCKWTVNNFPKVKARALWSKYFEVGGYDCRLLIYPKGDSQALPGYISVYLKIMDPRGTSSSKWDCFASYRLAFVNVVDDSKTIHRDSWHRFSTKKQSHGWCDFTPASTIFDPKLGYLFNNDSVLITADILILNESVNFTRENNELLSSSLSSSTLSSSVVAGPVSDVLSGKFTWKVHNFSLFKEMIRTQKIMSPIFPAGECNLRISVYQSTVSGVEYLSMCLESKDTDKNAMLSDRSCWCLFRMSVLNQKPGSNHMHRDSYGRFAADNKSGDNTSLGWNDYMKMSDFVGTDSGFVVDDTAVFSTSFHVIKEFSSFSKNGAVIGGRSGGSARKSDGHIGKFTWRIENFTRLKDLLKKRKITGLCIKSRRFQIGNRDCRLIVYPRGQSQPPCHLSVFLEVTDSRNSSSDWSCFVSHRLSVVNQKTEDKSVTKESQNRYSKAAKDWGWREFVTLTSLFDQDSGFLVQDTVIFSAEVLILKETSIMQDFTEHDSESNSSSSLLDSTGKRSSFTWKVENFLSFKEIMETRKIFSKFFQAGGCELRIGVYESFDTICIYLESDQAVGSDPDKNFWVRYRMAVVNQKNPAKTVWKESSICTKTWNNSVLQFMKVSDMLEADAGFLLRDTVVFVCEILDCCPWFDFSDLEVFASEDDQDALTTDPDELIDSEGSEGISGDEEDIFRNLLSRAGFHLTYGDNPSQPQVTLREKLLMDAGAIAGFLTGLRVYLDDPAKVKRLLLPTKLSGSCDGKKATKADESSPSLMNMLMGVKVLQQAIIDLLLDIMVECCQPSEVGPVSDSVEECSKPSPDSSGTASPLHCDNENRAVESAQVLVHERLDSVVEESCSTSSVQSSDLNGHCIQEKALPGQPICPPETCATVSENTSFRSKTKWPDQSEELLGLIVNSLRALDGAVPQGCPEPRRRPQSAQKIALVLDKAPKHLQADLVTLVPKLVEQSEHPLAAYALIERLQQPDAEPALRIPVFGALSQLECGSEVWERILFQSFELLTDSNDEPLVATIDFIFKAASQCQHLPEAVRTVRVRLKSLGLDVSPCVLDFLSKTINSWGDVAETILRDIDCDEDYGESCTALPCGIFLFGEHGAAATGLHMIDEQAFRASRHFSDIYILLEMLSIPCLAVEASQTFERAVARGAIGAQSVALVLESLFSQRLNNNARTENFQHPDGATEEDACEQFGVQRDDFTSVLGLAETLALSRDLCVKEFVKLLYMIIFRWYANESYRGRMLKRLVDRATSTTDNGREVDFDLDILVTLVCEEQEYIRPVLSMMRGVAELANVDRAALWHQLCASEDEIIHIREENKTDISNMASEKAVLSQKLSESEATNNRLKSEMKAEVDQFSREKKELAEHIQEIESQLEWHRSERDDEILKLSSEKKVLHDRLHDAEAQLSQLKSRKRDELKKVVKEKNALAERLKNAEAARKRFDEELKRFATENVTREEIRQSLEDEVRRLTQTVGQTEGEKREKEEQVARCEAYIDGMESKLQACQQYIHTLEASLQEEMSRHAPLYGAGLEALSMKELETISRIHEEGLRQIHALQQRKGSPAGSPLLSPHALPHSHGLYPAGSVGLPPSVIPNGVGIHSNGHVNGAVGPWFNHP; translated from the exons ATGAAGTGTTCATCCGAAGCAGTCTCTTCTCTATCTCTATCATCCGTACCATCATCATCGTTCACTGACCAATCACAACCTGCCAcgtcatcatcatcttcttcttccgcCGCGGCGGCGGAAGACCTCGCAATAGGTTCACGCGACGGAGGAAGCGCTTTGGAGACGGTGGTGGTGGATCGGAGAAACGAGTACAGCGCTGTATGCAAATGGACGGTAAATAATTTTCCGAAGGTAAAAGCTAGGGCACTGTGGAGTAAGTATTTTGAGGTAGGTGGTTACGATTGTCGCTTATTGATATATCCTAAAGGCGATTCACAAGCTTTACCTGGTTACATCTCAGTTTATCTTAAAATCATGGACCCTCGTGGAACTTCTTCTTCTAAATGGGACTGTTTTGCTAGCTATCGTTTAGCATTTgttaatgttgttgatgattccaAAACCATTCATCGTGATTCTTGGCATAGGTTTTCTACTAAGAAGCAATCACATGGTTGGTGTGATTTTACTCCTGCTTCTACTATTTTTGATCCCAAATTGGGTTATTTGTTTAACAATGATTCTGTTTTGATAACTGCTGATATTCTTATTCTTAACGAGTCTGTTAATTTCACTCGCGAGAATAATGAGTTGTTGTCATCGTCTTTGTCTTCTTCGACTTTATCTTCATCGGTTGTTGCTGGACCTGTTTCTGATGTTTTGAGTGGGAAGTTCACGTGGAAGGTTCataattttagtttgtttaagGAGATGATTAGGACACAGAAGATAATGAGTCCCATTTTTCCTGCTGGGGAGTGTAATTTGAGGATTAGTGTTTATCAGAGTACGGTGAGTGGTGTTGAGTATCTTTCAATGTGTTTGGAAAGTAAGGATACTGATAAGAATGCAATGTTGTCTGATAGGAGTTGCTGGTGTTTGTTTAGAATGTCTGTTTTGAATCAGAAGCCTGGTTCAAATCACATGCATAGAGATTCTTATGGTCGCTTTGCTGCTGATAATAAAAGTGGTGATAATACTAGCTTGGGTTGGAATGATTACATGAAGATGTCTGACTTCGTTGGCACGGATTCGGGGTTTGTGGTGGATGACACTGCGGTTTTTAGTACCTCGTTTCATGTGATCAAGGAGTTCAGCAGCTTCTCCAAGAATGGGGCAGTCATTGGTGGGAGAAGTGGAGGCAGTGCGAGGAAATCCGATGGCCACATTGGAAAGTTCACTTGGAGAATTGAGAATTTCACAAGGTTGAAGGATTtattgaagaagaggaaaattACAGGTCTTTGCATAAAGAGTAGGAGGTTTCAGATTGGTAATAGGGATTGTCGTCTTATTGTTTATCCTCGAG GACAGTCTCAGCCACCATGCCACCTTTCAGTGTTTCTTGAAGTTACAGACTCAAGAAATTCTTCAAGTGATTGGAGTTGTTTTGTTAGTCATCGGTTGTCAGTTGTGAACCAGAAGACGGAGGATAAATCTGTTACCAAGGAATCTCAGAACCGCTACTCTAAAGCTGCAAAGGATTGGGGTTGGCGTGAATTCGTGACCCTTACAAGTCTATTTGATCAGGATTCAGGTTTTCTTGTCCAAGACACTGTTATTTTCTCAGCCGAAGTTCTTATATTGAAAGAGACATCAATTATGCAGGATTTTACTGAGCACGATTCTGAGTCAAATAGCAGCAGTTCCCTTCTTGATAGTACTGGGAAAAGAAGTTCATTTACATGGAAAGTGGAGAATTTCCTTTCTTTTAAGGAAATAATGGAGACTCGGAAAATCTTCAGTAAATTCTTTCAGGCTGGTGGATGCGAACTTCGAATTG GTGTGTATGAGTCATTTGATACCATCTGTATTTATCTGGAGAGTGACCAGGCTGTGGGTAGTGATCCTGACAAGAACTTCTGGGTCAGATACAGAATGGCTGTTGTGAATCAAAAAAATCCAGCCAAGACTGTATGGAAAGAATCTTCTATCTGCACAAAAACTTGGAATAATTCTGTTCTGCAATTCATGAAGGTGTCTGATATGTTAGAAGCAGATGCAGGGTTTCTTCTCCGTGACACTGTTGTTTTTGTGTGTGAAATATTGGATTGCTGCCCTTGGTTTGACTTTTCAGACTTAGAG GTTTTTGCTTCGGAGGATGATCAGGATGCATTGACAACTGATCCTGATGAACTGATAGACTCTGAAGGCAGTGAAGGGATAAGTGGAGACGAGGAAGATATTTTTAGAAATCTTCTCTCCAGAGCTGGATTTCATTTAACTTATGGAGATAATCCTTCGCAGCCACAGGTTACTTTAAGAGAGAAACTTTTAATGGATGCTGGTGCAATCGCTGGGTTTCTGACTGGACTTCGGGTTTATCTTGATGATCCTGCAAAAGTAAAGCGTTTGCTTCTACCCACAAAGCTCTCTGGTAGTTGTGATGGGAAGAAGGCCACCAAGGCTGACGAGTCTTCCCCAAGTTTGATGAATATGCTAATGGGAGTTAAAGTCCTACAGCAAGCAATCATTGATTTACTATTAGATATAATGGTTGAGTGCTGCCAGCCTTCTGAAGTGGGTCCTGTTTCTGATTCTGTTGAGGAATGCTCTAAGCCTTCTCCAGACAGCAGTGGAACTGCTAGTCCTCTTCATTGTGATAATGAAAATAGAGCAGTGGAATCTGCCCAAGTTCTTGTTCATGAGAGATTGGATTCTGTTGTCGAAGAAAGCTGTAGTACGTCTTCTGTACAAAGCTCTGATTTAAATGGGCATTGTATTCAGGAAAAAGCTCTTCCTGGACAGCCTATTTGTCCACCAGAAACGTGTGCTACTGTTTCAGAAAATACGTCATTTCGGTCAAAG ACCAAGTGGCCAGATCAGTCTGAGGAGCTCTTAGGTTTGATTGTAAACTCACTAAGAGCTTTGGATGGGGCCGTTCCACAAGGTTGTCCAGAACCAAGACGACGACCTCAGTCTGCACAGAAAATTGCTCTTGTATTGGACAAAGCTCCTAAGCATTTGCAAGCAGACCTTGTTACTTTGGTTCCCAAGTTGGTTGAGCAGTCAGAACATCCACTGGCTGCATATGCACTTATTGAGCGCCTTCAACAGCCAGATGCAGAACCTGCTTTACGAATACCT GTTTTTGGGGCTCTTAGTCAATTGGAGTGTGGTAGTGAAGTGTGGGAGCGCATTCTGTTTCAGTCATTTGAGCTTTTGACGGATTCAAATGATGAACCCCTGGTTGCAacaatagattttatattcaaaGCAGCATCTCAATGTCAACACCTCCCTGAAGCA GTTAGGACCGTTCGTGTCAGGCTGAAAAGTTTAGGTCTTGATGTGTCGCCTTGTGTCCTTGACTTTTTGAGCAAGACTATAAATAGTTGGGGGGACGTTGCTGAAACCATACTGAGGGATATTGATTGTGATGAGGATTATGGTGAAAGTTGCACAGCTCTGCCATGTGGGATTTTCTTATTTGGTGAACATGGCGCTGCTGCTACTGGACTGCACATGATTGATGAGCAGGCTTTTCGTGCCAGTCGTCATTTTTCTGATATTTACATACTGTTAGAAATGTTATCTATACCCTGTCTTGCTGTTGAAGCTTCTCAAACATTTGAGAGAGCTGTAGCTCGAGGTGCAATAGGTGCTCAGTCTGTAGCCCTGGTATTGGAAAGTCTTTTTTCCCAAAGATTGAACAATAATGCCAGAACTGAAAATTTTCAACATCCAGATGGTGCCACAGAGGAAGATGCCTGTGAGCAATTTGGAGTTCAAAGGGATGATTTTACATCTGTTCTTGGTCTTGCTGAAACTTTGGCCCTCTCCAGGGACCTATGTGTGAAAGAATTTGTGAAATTGCTGTATATGATAATCTTTAGATGGTATGCTAATGAATCTTATCGGGGGAGGATGCTGAAGAGGCTCGTTGACCGTGCTACCAGTACTACTGATAATGGCCGCGAAGTAGATTTTGATTTGGATATCTTGGTTACTTTGGTCTGTGAGGAACAAGAGTATATTAGGCCTGTCTTGAGTATGATGCGTGGAGTTGCAGAACTTGCAAATGTTGATCGTGCTGCATTGTGGCACCAGTTGTGTGCTAGTGAAGATGAAATTATTCACATTCGTGAAGAAAACAAAACTGATATTTCTAATATGGCTAGTGAAAAAGCTGTTCTTTCACAAAAGCTGAGTGAATCTGAGGCCACAAATAATCGTCTCAAG TCCGAAATGAAGGCTGAGGTAGATCAGTTTTCTCGGGAAAAGAAGGAACTAGCAGAACACATTCAAGAAATTGAGAGTCAACTTGAATGGCATCGCTCAGAGCGGGATGATGAAATACTAAAGCTCTCTTCAGAGAAGAAAGTTCTTCATGATCGTTTGCATGATGCAGAGGCACAACTTTCTCAGTTGAAGTCTCGGAAACGTGATGAACTGaag AAAGTAGTCAAGGAGAAAAATGCACTCGCTGAAAGATTGAAGAATGCTGAAGCTGCACGCAAGAGATTTGATGAAGAATTGAAACGATTTGCAACAGAAAACGTGACTCGGGAAGAAATCCGGCAATCACTTGAGGATGAAGTTCGTAGATTGACTCAAACAGTTGGACAAACCGAGGGAGAAAAGCGGGAAAAGGAAGAGCAGGTTGCTAGGTGCGAAGCATATATTGATGGAATGGAATCAAAGTTGCAGGCCTGCCAG CAATATATTCACACCCTTGAGGCCTCGCTCCAGGAGGAAATGTCACGACATGCCCCATTATATGGTGCTGGTCTGGAGGCTCTATCAATGAAAGAGTTGGAAACAATATCTCGTATTCATGAAGAGGGCCTAAGGCAGATCCATGCCCTTCAACAACGAAAAGGGAGTCCAGCAGGGAGTCCTCTCTTGAGTCCTCATGCTCTCCCTCACAGCCATGGATTATATCCTGCAGGGTCTGTGGGACTCCCTCCCTCGGTCATCCCAAATGGCGTAGGGATCCATAGCAACGGACATGTGAATGGTGCAGTAGGACCCTGGTTTAACCACCCTTGA
- the LOC11426763 gene encoding pEARLI1-like lipid transfer protein 1 — MASNTKLFSATILVLSLLAYSTFTEAKGSCSPSPKPKPKPSPQGHCPKDTLKLGVCADVLGLVNVVVGNPASGSNCCAIIKGLADLDAALCLCTAIKANVLGINLNVPLTLTWILGACQKTIPPGFQCA, encoded by the coding sequence ATGGCTTCCAACACCAAATTATTCTCAGCCACCATTTTAGTACTTTCTCTCCTTGCTTACTCAACATTTACTGAGGCTAAGGGTTCATGCTCACCATCACCAAAGCCAAAGCCAAAACCTTCACCCCAAGGTCACTGCCCCAAAGATACCTTAAAGTTAGGGGTTTGTGCTGATGTTTTAGGActggttaatgttgttgttggaaaTCCTGCTTCAGGTAGTAATTGTTGTGCAATAATCAAAGGTTTGGCTGATTTGGATGCTGCACTTTGTCTTTGCACTGCAATTAAGGCCAATGTGCTTGGAATAAACTTGAACGTACCTCTCACCCTCACCTGGATCCTTGGTGCTTGTCAAAAAACAATCCCTCCTGGTTTTCAATGTGCCTAA
- the LOC11432458 gene encoding 14 kDa proline-rich protein DC2.15, giving the protein MASNKFSALILVLSLLAYSTFTEANCPPSPKPTPSPTPVPPSPKGQCPKDTLKLGVCADLLGLVNVVIGNPPSGSKCCALIKGLADLEAALCLCTALKANVLGINLNVPITLSLLLSACQKTVPPGFQCP; this is encoded by the coding sequence ATGGCTTCCAACAAATTCTCTGCCTTGATTTTAGTGCTTTCTCTTCTTGCCTACTCAACATTCACTGAAGCTAATTGTCCACCATCACCAAAGCCAACACCTTCACCTACTCCTGTTCCACCTTCACCCAAAGGTCAATGCCCTAAGGATACCTTAAAGCTAGGGGTTTGTGCTGATCTTTTAGGgttggttaatgttgttatTGGAAATCCTCCTTCAGGTAGTAAATGTTGTGCATTGATTAAGGGTTTGGCTGATTTGGAGGCTGCACTTTGTCTTTGCACTGCACTTAAGGCTAACGTGCTTGGGATCAACCTGAATGTGCCTATCACTCTCAGCTTGCTCCTTAGTGCATGTCAAAAAACCGTCCCTCCTGGTTTCCAATGTCCCTAA